One Scomber japonicus isolate fScoJap1 chromosome 1, fScoJap1.pri, whole genome shotgun sequence DNA window includes the following coding sequences:
- the mindy2 gene encoding ubiquitin carboxyl-terminal hydrolase MINDY-2 isoform X1: protein MEKNANLHRDTDGSSLCATIAGEMGDVKAVGGVKGTAEKCKNSEAPLSTLVNVSCNNSTTNVSAPGAVNVISSAGKSDVPAVIQVPPVQEEKKKKDTEASGSWSGDQISNGMGHESLLAAGDNEGGALKLVNNKNDGPSSPSAGESANVEAEVSACGNNEPTKLVKPTHLCPDSAITASVKPGLSGDHTLSEGLPSGSDPDPSLGGESRSIDSLESFSNLNSCPSSDLNSEGLEDRGLALALQSEYGVDGTKTCTKDRAAGQSIYHIKWIKWREENTPIITQNENGPCPLLAIMNVLLLAWKVKMPPMMEIITAEQLMEYLGDYILETKPKEISEAQRLNYEQNMSDAMAVLHKLQTGLDVNVKFTGVRVFEYTPECIVFDLLDIPLYHGWLVDPQMHDIVKAVGNCSYNQLVEKIISCKQSDNSELAGEGIVAEQFLSSTATQLTYHGLCELTSTVQEGELCVFFRNNHFSTMIKYKGQLYLLVTDQGFLTEEKVVWESLHNVDGDGNFCDSEFRLRPPSDPETVYRGQQDQIDQDYLMALSLQQEQQSQDLQWEQIPEGISDMELAKKLQEEEDRRASQYYQEQEQEQAAAAAAAAQAQQGQQEPAEGDEADRGGAGAGGAAAGAGTGAAAGATPSPGKQSSSGERKPKKESKDKDKCVIL, encoded by the exons ATGGAGAAAAATGCAAACCTGCACCGAGACACTGACGGGAGCTCTCTGTGCGCCACGATCGCGGGAGAGATGGGCGACGTTAAGGCTGTCGGCGGAGTGAAAGGAACAGCGGAGAAATGCAAGAATAGTGAGGCTCCTCTCAGTACTTTGGTTAACGTTAGTTGTAATAACAGCACCACAAACGTTAGTGCTCCCGGCGCCGTTAATGTCATTTCCAGTGCCGGGAAGTCCGACGTGCCAGCAGTGATCCAAGTCCCCCCGgtgcaggaggagaagaagaagaaggacaccGAGGCGAGCGGGTCGTGGTCCGGGGATCAGATCAGTAACGGGATGGGGCATGAGTCTCTACTGGCTGCAGGAGATAACGAGGGTGGTGCCCTAAAGTTAGTAAACAACAAAAACGACGGCCCGTCCTCACCTTCCGCCGGAGAGAGTGCAAATGTCGAGGCTGAGGTTTCTGCTTGTGGAAATAACGAGCCGACAAAACTTGTCAAACCGACTCATCTATGTCCGGACAGCGCAATCACAGCAAGCGTCAAACCGGGGCTGTCCGGTGATCACACCTTATCGGAGGGATTACCGAGTGGGAGTGACCCCGATCCCAGCCTCGGCGGAGAATCCCGAAGCATTGATTCACTTGAGTCCTTCTCCAACCTCAACTCATGCCCCAGCTCTGACCTGAACAGCGAGGGGCTGGAGGACAGAGGGCTGGCACTGGCCCTGCAGAGCGAGTACGGGGTTGATGGGACGAAGACTTGCACCAAGGACCGGGCCGCCGGCCAGTCCATATACCACATTAAGTGGATCAAGTGGAGGGAGGAGAACACGCCGATCATCACTCAAAACGAGAACGGCCCGTGTCCATTACTGGCAATTATGAATGTCCTTCTGCTCGCATGGAAG GTTAAGATGCCACCTATGATGGAAATTATAACTGCTGAGCAACTAATGGAATATCTTG GAGACTACATCCTGGAAACCAAGCCAAAAGAGATATCAGAGGCTCAGCGATTAAACTATGAGCAG AACATGAGTGATGCCATGGCAGTGTTGCACAAGCTGCAGACCGGCCTCGATGTCAATGTAAAGTTCACAGGGGTGCGAGTCTTCGAGTACACACCGGAATGCATTGTGTTTGATCTACTGGACATCCCTCTCTACCACGGCTGGCTGGTCGACCCCCAG ATGCATGACATTGTCAAGGCAGTGGGCAACTGCAGCTACAACCAGCTGGTAGAGAAGATAATATCCTGCAAACAGTCAGACAACAGCGAGCTGGCAGGGGAAG GCATTGTGGCAGAGCAGTTTCTGAGCAGCACAGCCACTCAGCTGACGTACCACGGCCTATGTGAGCTCACATCCACAGTACAGGAGGGAGAGCTCTGTGTCTTTTTCAGGAATAACCACTTCAGCACTATGATCAAATACAAG GGCCAGCTGTACCTCCTTGTTACAGACCAAGGTTTCCTGACAGAGGAGAAGGTCGTGTGGGAGAGCCTGCATAACGTTGATGGAGACGGCAACTTCTGTGATTCAGAGTTCCGATTGCGGCCTCCATCGGATCCGGAGACTGTGTACCGCGGTCAGCAGGATCAGATAGACCAG GACTATTTAATGGCGCTGTCgctgcagcaggagcagcaaaGCCAGGACCTACAGTGGGAGCAAATCCCTGAGGGTATCAGTGACATGGAGCTGGCTAAAAAGCTCCAAGAGGAGGAGGACCGACGAGCCTCCCAGTACTACCAGGAGCAAGAGCAGGAGCAGgcggcagcagctgcagcagcggcACAGGCACAG CAGGGTCAGCAGGAGCCTGCAGAGGGAGACGAGGCGGACAGAGGGGGAGCCGGAGCTGGTGGAGCAGCCGCCGGCGCTGGGAcaggagcagcagctggagcCACACCCAGTCCGGGAAAACAGTCCTCCAGCGGGGAACGCAAACCCAAGAAAGAATCGAAAGATAAAGacaaatgtgtcattttgtaA
- the mindy2 gene encoding ubiquitin carboxyl-terminal hydrolase MINDY-2 isoform X2, whose product MEKNANLHRDTDGSSLCATIAGEMGDVKAVGGVKGTAEKCKNSEAPLSTLVNVSCNNSTTNVSAPGAVNVISSAGKSDVPAVIQVPPVQEEKKKKDTEASGSWSGDQISNGMGHESLLAAGDNEGGALKLVNNKNDGPSSPSAGESANVEAEVSACGNNEPTKLVKPTHLCPDSAITASVKPGLSGDHTLSEGLPSGSDPDPSLGGESRSIDSLESFSNLNSCPSSDLNSEGLEDRGLALALQSEYGVDGTKTCTKDRAAGQSIYHIKWIKWREENTPIITQNENGPCPLLAIMNVLLLAWKVKMPPMMEIITAEQLMEYLGDYILETKPKEISEAQRLNYEQNMSDAMAVLHKLQTGLDVNVKFTGVRVFEYTPECIVFDLLDIPLYHGWLVDPQMHDIVKAVGNCSYNQLVEKIISCKQSDNSELAGEGIVAEQFLSSTATQLTYHGLCELTSTVQEGELCVFFRNNHFSTMIKYKGQLYLLVTDQGFLTEEKVVWESLHNVDGDGNFCDSEFRLRPPSDPETVYRGQQDQIDQDYLMALSLQQEQQSQDLQWEQIPEGISDMELAKKLQEEEDRRASQYYQEQEQEQAAAAAAAAQAQGQQEPAEGDEADRGGAGAGGAAAGAGTGAAAGATPSPGKQSSSGERKPKKESKDKDKCVIL is encoded by the exons ATGGAGAAAAATGCAAACCTGCACCGAGACACTGACGGGAGCTCTCTGTGCGCCACGATCGCGGGAGAGATGGGCGACGTTAAGGCTGTCGGCGGAGTGAAAGGAACAGCGGAGAAATGCAAGAATAGTGAGGCTCCTCTCAGTACTTTGGTTAACGTTAGTTGTAATAACAGCACCACAAACGTTAGTGCTCCCGGCGCCGTTAATGTCATTTCCAGTGCCGGGAAGTCCGACGTGCCAGCAGTGATCCAAGTCCCCCCGgtgcaggaggagaagaagaagaaggacaccGAGGCGAGCGGGTCGTGGTCCGGGGATCAGATCAGTAACGGGATGGGGCATGAGTCTCTACTGGCTGCAGGAGATAACGAGGGTGGTGCCCTAAAGTTAGTAAACAACAAAAACGACGGCCCGTCCTCACCTTCCGCCGGAGAGAGTGCAAATGTCGAGGCTGAGGTTTCTGCTTGTGGAAATAACGAGCCGACAAAACTTGTCAAACCGACTCATCTATGTCCGGACAGCGCAATCACAGCAAGCGTCAAACCGGGGCTGTCCGGTGATCACACCTTATCGGAGGGATTACCGAGTGGGAGTGACCCCGATCCCAGCCTCGGCGGAGAATCCCGAAGCATTGATTCACTTGAGTCCTTCTCCAACCTCAACTCATGCCCCAGCTCTGACCTGAACAGCGAGGGGCTGGAGGACAGAGGGCTGGCACTGGCCCTGCAGAGCGAGTACGGGGTTGATGGGACGAAGACTTGCACCAAGGACCGGGCCGCCGGCCAGTCCATATACCACATTAAGTGGATCAAGTGGAGGGAGGAGAACACGCCGATCATCACTCAAAACGAGAACGGCCCGTGTCCATTACTGGCAATTATGAATGTCCTTCTGCTCGCATGGAAG GTTAAGATGCCACCTATGATGGAAATTATAACTGCTGAGCAACTAATGGAATATCTTG GAGACTACATCCTGGAAACCAAGCCAAAAGAGATATCAGAGGCTCAGCGATTAAACTATGAGCAG AACATGAGTGATGCCATGGCAGTGTTGCACAAGCTGCAGACCGGCCTCGATGTCAATGTAAAGTTCACAGGGGTGCGAGTCTTCGAGTACACACCGGAATGCATTGTGTTTGATCTACTGGACATCCCTCTCTACCACGGCTGGCTGGTCGACCCCCAG ATGCATGACATTGTCAAGGCAGTGGGCAACTGCAGCTACAACCAGCTGGTAGAGAAGATAATATCCTGCAAACAGTCAGACAACAGCGAGCTGGCAGGGGAAG GCATTGTGGCAGAGCAGTTTCTGAGCAGCACAGCCACTCAGCTGACGTACCACGGCCTATGTGAGCTCACATCCACAGTACAGGAGGGAGAGCTCTGTGTCTTTTTCAGGAATAACCACTTCAGCACTATGATCAAATACAAG GGCCAGCTGTACCTCCTTGTTACAGACCAAGGTTTCCTGACAGAGGAGAAGGTCGTGTGGGAGAGCCTGCATAACGTTGATGGAGACGGCAACTTCTGTGATTCAGAGTTCCGATTGCGGCCTCCATCGGATCCGGAGACTGTGTACCGCGGTCAGCAGGATCAGATAGACCAG GACTATTTAATGGCGCTGTCgctgcagcaggagcagcaaaGCCAGGACCTACAGTGGGAGCAAATCCCTGAGGGTATCAGTGACATGGAGCTGGCTAAAAAGCTCCAAGAGGAGGAGGACCGACGAGCCTCCCAGTACTACCAGGAGCAAGAGCAGGAGCAGgcggcagcagctgcagcagcggcACAGGCACAG GGTCAGCAGGAGCCTGCAGAGGGAGACGAGGCGGACAGAGGGGGAGCCGGAGCTGGTGGAGCAGCCGCCGGCGCTGGGAcaggagcagcagctggagcCACACCCAGTCCGGGAAAACAGTCCTCCAGCGGGGAACGCAAACCCAAGAAAGAATCGAAAGATAAAGacaaatgtgtcattttgtaA